Genomic segment of Aquila chrysaetos chrysaetos chromosome 16, bAquChr1.4, whole genome shotgun sequence:
ATTGGGCAGATATTACTTCCTCTTGGCATCCCAGCAGCATTGTCATTGAACAGACAAGGACATAAATAATGCTGCGAGGAGCTGACTGGAGTTCCTGGCTGCCCACCCCACAACAAATCCTGTAGGCTGAGCTGCCTCTTAGCTTTTGCTGAAAATCGGGAAAGCACATGCCAATCCCTTACCCTGCCAGGAAGCAGCTCAGGGTGATACGGGGGCTTGGGTTTCACCTGCAGCAATTTGACTGTCTCTCCTCGCCCTTGCAGACAGCATGGGTACCTCTACCTATCGCCCGCCAGCCCGCACGATGGAAGTGGTCATAAACAAGTATGTGGTGAAACTCAAGTACTGCTACACCTGCAAAATGTTCCGCCCTCCACGCACCTCTCACTGCAGTGTCTGCGACAACTGTGTCGGTAAGCCCAGAACGTGGAAAGGTGCTGATACCtcggggtgggggtgtgtgttttgTGTTCTGGACAGATTGCTTTTGCTTCTCGTAAAGGATTATTAAGCGAGATACTGACTggtctttcttcttcccatttaaaatgaaagcaacacCAGTGCAGTGGCTCAGGTCCGAGACTCTGTACCTCTGCTTTCCCTGGTTCTGGGAGGACGGTACTGTGAAATGCGGTTAAGGCCTCCACCAAACACGAGGTTTGCTGCAGGCTCCTTGTTGTCTGTGGCCTTGCTGTCGCCAGGCTGGTAGAGACACCACCATAGATGCTGGCTGAGCTCTTCTACGTCCTCTCCCTGTGCCCTCAGAGTGTGGTGGAGCAGGAGGGAACAAACAAAGACCTGAAGAAAAGCCTCTGATGGCTCCACGCAGTCAGGCGCAGGCGTGGGGCAGCTGcaggggggtgggcagggaggttCCCAGCGTAGCCTGGCTGCACCGGAGCAACTTGAACTGGCAACAGGGTGGCATGTGATTTTGGGGCATGCCCAGAGAGTTTACTCCTCATGCAGCTGCTCCTGGTCGTGCATCGTGTGGATGTGGAGGCTGTGCTTTATGCTGTCTGCCAGGGCAGCCTGAGGAGCGAGCAGGCACAGGACCCCAAGGCTCTGGTTAAGAGAAGAAGTTTGGGAGTTACCGAGCGTTCTGTGTTCGGGGATCGCCGTGGGTGGCTGTGACTCCTCCTTACGCTGGAATGGCTCGCTGGAAAGCAGCCGTGGCTGGAGCAGTGTTTGAAGAGGAGCCATCTGGGGGAGCGGGCATGCGCCTGCTTTGCGTACGATGGGTTTTGTTTGCGCTGGTGTCCCCCGCAGAACGGTTACCGCAGTCCTGTTAGTCTGAAATGCAGCCCTTTCATTAGAAGGCAGTCGGGAGTGTTTCCAGATATATTGCACCTGCCCTGGGTTCCCAGgcagtttctgtggttttataGGCATATCTTTataactttgaaaattattttctgccctGAAGAAGGCGGGTGAAGCTGACACGCAGAAAGGGAGCAGCGACGCTGCGTGCGCACACACCCAGTGCTGCTAGGTACTGGAAAAACTGCCACGATTTCCCTGCTCTCTTTCAGTTTTAGTAATGGTAGATGTCACAAGGCTTGTATTTCTGCAGGGTTTGGCGAGAGGAATGGTTTGGCCTTTGATGGTAAAAAAGGGCATGTGAGCGGGTGGCAGTGCTCTGTTGAAACTTCTTGCTAACGTACTGCTGCAGAGGGGTTCTGGTCTCAGGGTGGTGGGTGGAAGCTGGATTTGTAGCCCCTGGTTTTTGGGGGCTCAGCAGAGTTTGCTCCGGTACAGGGTGCAAGGCGGCAGGAGTCCTCACCGTGTCCCTTTGTTTCAGAGAGGTTTGATCACCACTGCCCCTGGGTGGGCAACTGCGTGGGGAAGCGCAACTATCGCTACTTCTATGCCTtcatcctctccctctccttcctgacAGCCTTCATCTTCGCCTGTGTCGTCACCCACCTCACTCTGCGTAAGTACCGCTGGTACTAACAGTGCTGTGTTCCGTGCTCCCGGCCGCAAATGACTTGAGGCAGCACTAGGTCACTGTTCCTGTGGGACAGAGTGTGGGAAGGGTCTGGTTGGTTTACACCAGGCTTTTCAGTGCAGTTGGCCTGAATAAACGGGGTCTCAGACTGCAGGGAACCACAGATCCACCCTGCACGGGGCTGCAGAGAGACCTTGAGAGCTGGTGACTGGGTTATCCCCTCCAGAGCGAATGAGCTGGTGGGTGTATTTGCTCTTAACCTGGCGGGGAAGGTGACTTGCCTGTCAGCCCCAAATCTCCTGGAGCTGTGTCTGCACACTGACATTTCTGCAAAGTTACAGACTGCAGATGTTTCTCAGGCAGCCAGGCAGATCCATATGGCCCACAGGGAGGTGACTGCCTGCTGGGGAGTGTAGCGTTGGCTGGAGATGCAGGGCTGCCTGATGCAGTGTTGTTCCTTGTCccattttgctttgcaggctCTCAGAGAGATGGATTCCTTGCCACTCTGAAGACGACACCTGCAAGATATCCTTCTGATGCCATCAGCTGCTCAGACTGTTGAGCACTGGTGCAGTGACACTAACCGTGTAACAGAGAGGTGCAATGAGCTCTTCGTAGGGTCGCCCTGGTGTACTTTCCACAACTTAATTTAATCCCCTAGCTACCTGGTTGGGTCAGGCAGGCATCTCTTCATCTGTAGACTGATAACATCACAAAATTGGGAAGACCTTTAGTTGACCACCAGGGACTAAGGGTGGGTGACAAACTTGTTTCCCAGGTTGCAAGTTTACATGGAAAGGGAAGCGGCTGGAACAGGCTGTGCCTTGGTGGATGCCTGCAGAATGGCATGGGGAATGGGAAGCTTGCTGGGATGTTTTTGTGGCCCAGTGTGTGTGGTTGCAGCATGCACCTCCCAAAACATTGCTCTGCCTCTCCTTGCAGGATGATTTTGTTCCGTGAAACTTCCTTGACTTTTGTTTCACTGTGCTGGAGCTggtgatttgttttttctcagtctGGTCTATTTTGGGCCTCTCAGGTTTTCACACTTATTTAGTTGCTTCCAACCTGACGACAAACGAAGATGTAAGTACCTGGACGCTTGTCCTTCTGCAGGGCCAGCCCTGGTGCTTCCTAAGTAGAGGTGAGGTTTTCAGGAGATACTTGGCTGCCTGCCTCAGTGCAGTATCTCAGTAAGGCATGCTGCCTGCATTGCCTGTGATAATCCATCGCAAAGCAAAGGCCCTGTGCCCGAGGCATTTAGGCTGTAGTTTCAGGTAGCTGAGTGGGAGGAAAGCGGCATGCAGCAGCAGGGGACTGTGCAACACGTGTTGCTTGGCAGTGTCAGGCTATGGGGGTCACGCGCTGCAGTGTTAGAAAGgtcatgtgtttgttttttccagtctaTATGTGGCCTCACTTAAAATTAGGAGTTCCgagattaaaaaaggaaggcTGGCCCCAGAGATTTATTTGGGTGTTAGCCTGGGACATGGGTGATCTTAATTCAGCATCCCGCATAACCACAAATTTCCTCTGAGACCCTGGGCAAGTCCCTTTGTCTCTATCAGTTCCTCATGTCTAATAGGCAAATAATGTACAGACATCTGATGAGATTTACGTCAAAGTCTGGGGTGCTTGCAGACTCCAAGGGCCAAATGAGTACCCTGAGCAGGGCAGATTGTATGGAAAAGCAGGATCTGTCTGATCCTCAGAAGGAATCAAAATTCATCCTTCTGGCCAGAAGTACCTGTTATCCTTGCTGGAAGCTTCCAGCACTGCACAAGGCATGTTTGcatcccctttttttttttcttccccactttttcccctctctacCTCTCTGTTACGTTCAGAGGTGTTGGCAGAACTGCACAAGGCCATGTAAGTGAAGCTAATGGAGGTCGCACCCCAGTACTGAGAGCACCGGGTCCAAAGCACGTGGCCCGTTGCCTCTCTGGTTGCATTGCCCACGTTGCCAGCCTTATGCTGCAACTGGGGAGaggaagtaaaaacaaaaggaggaaatgtAATGGTAAATGGTTCACTGCAGCCAGGGGCCTGAGGCCAGGTATAGCATCTGCCCACTCGTGTGTGCCTATGCTTGATGTGACCGGGGTTTCAAAATCAGAGTCCCAGTGGCAGCTGCTCAGGGTGGGGGCAGATGAGATTGTTTCCTCCTGTTGCAGCATGGCCTGGGAATCCCCTTGCTGTTTGTTCAGCCTGAGGAGCCCAGGAGGGACCATGAGGTAGAGCCCTGCTCTGATGAGCTTTCAGCCTAGGAGAGAatgaggggaggaggaggctggcgTTGAAGACGGTGATACTGACAAGTTGCCATGCAGCATGGGGAGGGCACAGCTTTGGAGCTTTCTAGCTGTGAGGCTGAACcttggcagaggcaggagcagcatATTGCTCTCTCTTCTGgctgcctttctgcagctgtCCAGCTTGTTAAAGCAAAGAGAGGGAGGACGTTTGCAGTTAGACAAGCCTTCTTGACGGATTTGAACCAAGTCTATTATCGTGAAATTATCTGTTATCACATCTTTCCTGTCTTAATCTGCCTGTATCCTTTCCCTTTCAGATCAAAGGGTCCTGGTCGAATAAGAGGGGTTCAGAGTTTGCCAATCCCTACAGCCATAAAAGTATCCTCACAAActgctgtgcagtgctgtgtgGACCATTCCATCCCAGGTAAGAGCTTTTGACTTCCGTGGCATTGGGAATTGCATCCTGCTCTGTGAGAGGGGCCTTGGAAAGGACAGATTTATCACAATTCAGGGGAGACTGTGTCAGCATAAACACATCTACTTCAATGATGGTGAGAAAACAGTTTCCCAGTCTCTGCAGAGAAAGGCTGGAGATATGTCTAAGTACGAGATACAACTGTTGCTTCTCCTGTGTTTGAGCTCGATGAGTTCGGGTCACTTGTAATTGTTTCATGGAGTTTGCAGATAAGACACATCCTGCGATTCAATAAGGGGAGAGTAATGGCACCAAAGGGCTTGGCAGCAGATGGTGAATACCAGTAGTGGCACTACTTCTTAgcactgtttttcctcctgtacTCTGAGGATCGAGCATCGTGGCAAGCAGCCGGCGGAGATCCGCACCAGGCAGTGTGGAGAGCCTGGGTTTTACCAACACTTAGATTACCTGAAACGCTTAGTAGCCTCCTACCAAATGCTCTTACCTGAGTTAACCAGAACCAACGTTAAAACAAGGGCAAAGGTGGGCAGTTTGCTCCAGAGGTAAGGAAGCTTTGGGCCTGAAGCACGGGTACCTGCAGCACGGGATTATCGCTGCTTTGTCACAAGAGGGTGCAATTGGGCAGAGTCAGGCCGGCGTCCCCATGCGCtgtgcagcaggagctgaggaCCTCCACACTGACTTGGAGCTCTCAGCCTGTCCTAGGGCATGTGGGGATCCTTGAGACAAGTTTATTCAGTGGATCCAATCTGGATTTATGTGGAGCGTCTCAGAGGTGCTAACTCAGTGGAACACAACAGCCGGGGAGGGTGTCTGAGGCTGTGGAGCTAGAGTCGAAGTGTGTTTTACGCTTATATCTGGCCCTGCTCTCTGAAGTGCGCCCAAGCTTTTGGTTGGATTCGGAGGTGCTGAAATGCCAGTGCTGCCGTTCAGAGATGGTAAATCTGCAGATTCAGGGAGCCAAGCTGTTTGCTGGGAGGCTGTGGAGAGAATAGTGTTTTACTCCCAATTCTTTCCTCATTCATGTTGTTTTCCTGTTGTGAAGACCTTTCGCCAGTTCCCGTTTGGGTTTGTGGTGACCCAAAGCTTTAACTGCCTAAAAGCTGCTTGGTGGCTTGTATGATAAGTTTGTGGTTTGTCTAATGGGCAGGAAGCTGTGTTATCCAGCGTGCTCCTGCCGATGCTTTGTTTGGCAGTTCCCACGAGGAGAACCCTCTCTGTGGCTTGTGAGCTCCTGCCTTCACGGAGTCTTCATTTCCTGAACTCCTCTCCCCTTGCacccttccctttctgttttccagtttgaTAGACAGAAGAGGATTTATCCAGCCAGATGTCGGGACCCCGGCCAGTCCTAAGAGCGAAATCCCTTCCTTTGGAGCCAAAACTGACACCAGCATGGTAGGAGGCGTTCCCTAGCAGTGCTGTGATGTAGCCCAGTGCCTGCTGTGCCTGCACCTCGCTCCAGCCAGTACCTTCCCCTCTTACCATCTCCCCAGCCTCAGGCAGGACAGCCCTGTGATGCAGAGCTGCCAAAGACTCAGTTGAGCCatatgttgccttttttttttttttttttaattttttttttttttttaaagtttatttattattttttgtttcactgtgatGTGGCCTGTCTGGACTTTGGACTGAGAGAGCCCAACAGCATGCAAGACCCTCAGATTTGTGCAGAAAGCAGGGGGTTCATGCTGCACCTAGGAAGCAAATAGGTCTGGGGAGCCACCAGACCTTCTGAGTCCGGAGCGTCTGCTCCCGGGGATCACTCTGTTTCCTGCCAGGAGTCGTGAGGTGGGCCAGTGATGGGAGCTGGGGACTGGCAAAGGGTTCCTGCTCTGAGCTGGGGTGTCACGCCTCATCTTCTGGGCTGGTGGAGGCATAAGTTCCCTGGTATCCCTGTTATCTTCATGAACGTGTCCTGCTCCCCCGTGCTGACGTGGAAGGGCTGTTCTGTCTCTTAATGGCTGGGTTCTCACCTTGACCGCTGCCGGagtggcttttcttttccagaagtgGTTGTGCCTTGGTAATTCGGGGCTCTTCAGCTGGGAGGACTCTGGCTCCCAGCAGATGTGGAAGCTAGCTAGATGTCCCAGCTGCTGTTGATCCTATTTTCTGGCTGGTCACTGAGGAGGTGCCGAAGAACTCTTATGTTTTGGCCCTGCCAGTCAGTAAGACAGCGTTTTGCAGCAAGGACACGAGTTAGGATGACCCTCCTTTTAACAGGGAAGAAGAAACGTGCAGTGTTCTGTGGCTCTTGTCATGAGATGCTGGTTGGCAAGGCTACAGTTGAAAGATTTGGGAACCTTAGCTTGCCAGGAAGGCCTGGTTATGTCCTGTCTGTACGAGAccaaaaggcaacagaaaagtGCCTGAATTCCTGAGGGTCATACCCTTCTGAGGTGGAGTTTCACAGAGGAAGCAGTGAAACGGGTGCTGATCTCTGATAACCTCACGTTGTGCTCTTGGTTTGGGTTTCTGGCCAGCAGACGAGagcagggctgtccccagcGCCTCAGGAGCAATTCCCGTGTGCTTGGGCTCATCCACGAGCATCGCTCCGTGCCTGCAGAGGCatgggagagctgggctgggcagccagctctgcGTCGCTGACACTGGAGTGTGTGTAGGGGAGAGTCACGGACCTTGTTAGCAATACTTGAATCGTGTTATTAAAAGCTGCTGGATATTTTTGCACaatttgtagatttttttttttttttctacgtAGAACGTTCTATATTTGGTGCAGGTAGCGTTGTACATGTTAGCACCAGGGCAGAGGCTTGCAGCGTTTTGTGTCGAGCTGCCTGGTTAGGTTTCCGTGGGTCAGACGCATGTATTTCAACctcaggcagaggcagcacatTTCTGGGGGCAGCCTGTCCCCACTGAATTCACCAGCGTTGTGCTTCGCACACTGTGAATGACCGCGCCAGCCCGTGCGCAGCTTCGAGGCACGCCGGGCGACGGCAGAGGCGCAAGGTTCCCCCGGCCTTACATTTCTGGCTGGCTGCACAGAGATCTCGGTGCTTCTTTGCTGTGGCCACCAGCTCTACCTTCCCCTCTGCAAAGAGCCAAGGTGAGAGCACGGGCGACGGCTGCTGAATTTCTATCGGATCCCGGCAGATGGCCCTCACCGCCCGGGGAGGTTCCCGGTGATGCTCTGCCAGCCGCCCCAATCCTGCACCTTCGTGCCATCTCACGGGCCAGGTGCTTTAGCGTGTTATCCGTGTTGAATCCAGAGGGGCcgccctgcccttccctccccgctTCTCCTGCAGGGATGTCCCCAGTGGGGCTTGTCCGTGGCAGGCGTGGGGCCGGGGCGAGCCGAGCTGCGCGGAGCGGGTCTGGTGCTGGGGGGTGAGGAGCAGTGTGGGGGCTGTTCCCAGGGGCCAAACTCCTTCCTGTTATTTAAACCGGTTTCCTTTGTTACTCAACATaataaagttatatttttaaagaggtaaTTGCttggattattattttattctttttaagagAGAAGAGGGCAGGTGTCTCTGTTTAACAGCTGTCAGGTGGCAGTTGGACTCTTTATGAGGCCCAGGCCTTGCCTGGAATCTGTTATAACCTCCTGCAGGATGGGGCTACGAGGGATCCTTAGCAGCAATTGGTGCTGCCGTGACTCTTGCTGGAGCGAAGGGATTTTTCTGTCCCACGTCTCCAGGCTGGGCAGGGTCTCACCTGCTCGCTGGTCCCCTTCCTGCAGAAGCTGTCACCTCAGCACCCGTTCCCCACCTACCTCGTTCGGTCCGGGGCTGTGCCAGGAGCTGCGGTCCCCCCCGTCTAACCGAGCCCGCTCCGGCTGTACCGGCAGGTGTTGAGGTGCATAATCTCTGGTGTCTTCCCCAGGAGGATGCCTGCCAGGACTTTGCCATTTCCTGCACAGCCTGACGGGATTTGCCCCCTCCTTGGACGTTAGCCCTGCTTTCTGAGGGTTAGCTGGTAAGAAAGCgctttcttctccctgtcaTCCACTCGACCGACCCATCTCATCTCCACTGCATGACCAGCTCTGTCCACGGAGCCCATCACCTTCCAGTTGCGTAGACATCTGTGTGCCCTGTGCCCCATCCATCCCACCAGTATCCCACTGGCATCCTGCCGGCGTGAGGGGCGGCGAGCCCCGGGTTGTGCCGTCTCGGTGCAGGGCTGCGTGGCAGAGGGGTTGCCCGCAGCCTCGGCGAGAAGAGAGGGACGGTTTCCCCCAGCTTTTGTGCTGGGGCTTGGTACGAGACGGAGCCACCCGGTCTGCGTGGTGCGTGCACGGTGGTGCTTGGAAAACTGGGTGGCTGAGGGTTGGCTCGGGCTCCGGGCAGAAGGTTCATGAAGCCCGGGGCTTGCTGGATGGCACGCCGCGGTGGTTTGTGCTCGGTGGAGCTGCCATGATGGGATTGGAGGGAACGCCCAACTGATGCAGAGATTTAGCGTTCGGAGCGAGCTGTGGCCCgaagagaggagggggagcCTGGAACAGTTTTCTAATCCCAGCTCTGACCTGCTCTGTGGTTCAGGCaattcctcccctccctccccctctgcctgttttcctctctgtaaCACCCAGTTCCTCCTCCAGCATGCCCATGGCCACAGTAAGTTCCTTCCAAAGCACGTTGTGACGAAGCCCTGCTTCACTTgtgggctgcagagctgcccctCTCCCTCACCCCACGAGCTCCTGCCTGCTCGAGCCTTGGCAGCAGCGATGGAGGAAGGCTGCCCCTTTCTCCCTGCCTGTGGCTGCCAGCCCTCTCCTCCAACCTGGACTTTCTCCCCTTTCTGCCACTGAGCCTGGgtgctcctctctgctccctgctgctcctcgcTCGTGTATTTCTGGCACTAAcgctctctttctcttcctctcctctcctcttcctcatgcCGGGTCGATCCAGTATCAAGAGCCCTGGCATCCCGCAGCCCTCTGCCTCCCATGGAGCATCCTGCGGGGAGCCAAGACACCGCGGGCAGCACCCGAGACTACAGCCATGACCACCACGAGTGCCTCTGCTCGCCAGGGCTACGTGGCTGcgccttcctccctcccaccacaAGAGAGGGTGGAAAGCGGCCGTGcacaaggaaaagcttttccaaCTCCTCTCTGGGAGCCGGGACGGCCATCCTGCAGGTTCAAAGCTCAAAGCCATACAGCCGTCCCATCCGAGTGCAATAACTGGAGTTCCTGCTGTCCCCTGCCACTGGATGGACTCATGCAACCAAGCCGAGGCTGCCAGTGGCTCCCCGTAACCACCAGCTTTACCCCCAGTGAAGGTGTCTCCCCTCCCGTAGATGCTGGAAGATAGCGGTTAGCATTCCAGCGGGCTTTCGAAAGGAGCAGGCTTCACGCCAGAGCGGTTACAGCCCAGCCGGTGGCATTACACGCCCAGCCCCACCAAGCCCCACTCTGAGCCGCGTCCATGTGCCGGACCACTCACCTCTCCGGATGGGAGTTAGTACGTGGTCAGGGTTTACCCTTGCAAACCCCCCTGGCCAGCTCCCACCTTCCTGTTTCATCTTAGCGCAGCTCTAGTTTTAGGGAAAGGGGTTCAAGCCCTGCAGCACCTTGACCAGCCGGCATTGCCGGAGCCTGCAGcacgggctgggctgggagccgGCGCTGCGGCGCTGTGCAGCCAGAtctgtcccccagcccagcgTAGAGCCCAGTAGACTTCACCATCTATTTATGCCTTGTActtttgtaacaaaataaaagtttctcCTATTTACTGTACGCCAGCGTCTGGCTGCTCCTCTGCCGGTGGAGGGgaactgctccctgcagctcgTGCCCGGGCACGCCGGTGCTGCGCGGGGTGGGGAAGCCAAGCAGAGCCACGGAGGGCTGGCACCCCGCTGCCATCGGCCGTGCCGGCCACGGGACCGGGAGCCGGGAGCTCCCTAAACTCAGCTGTGGCACTAGCCGTGGCCTTGAGGCAAGTCGCAGCCTTCCGTGGCTCCGCACCCTCCTGTACAGCGGGGAGGGCACCAGCCTTGCCGCTGGGACCGGGGAAGGAGTGATGGGCAGCGCCGGTGGGACCCGGGGTGCGGTGAGCACCCCAGGCAAAATTCGTCCCCCACTGAAGTGTCGAGAGCCGGCAGCGTCCCCACAGCCCGGGGAGCCGCGGGGCTGGATGGGTGAGGATGGGGGTGGCCGGGTGGGCTGTGAGCATCCTTCCAGTGCCGCTGGGATCGGCCACGAGCATCCTCTGCGTCCTGCCTGCCATCGCGGAGCCGCTCGAGTGCCCAGCCCATGCCTGCCGGCGGCATCGCCAGCTCAGCTCACGGGACTGGAGAGGCGCGCTGGCCTGGGCAGCgtcccccggggctggggcttAACTGGGTGTCCCTCTCTCTGGGGCGA
This window contains:
- the ZDHHC18 gene encoding palmitoyltransferase ZDHHC18 isoform X1; this encodes MKDCEYRQIPPGVAGPAPGTVVSSPPLSTGPERAGPARRPRRKWEVFPGRNRFYCGGRLMLARHSGVFALTLGLILATSGLFFAFDCPFLASHLTLAIPIIAAILFFFVISCLLQTSFRDPGILPRATPSEAADLEKRIDSMGTSTYRPPARTMEVVINKYVVKLKYCYTCKMFRPPRTSHCSVCDNCVERFDHHCPWVGNCVGKRNYRYFYAFILSLSFLTAFIFACVVTHLTLRSQRDGFLATLKTTPASVLELVICFFSVWSILGLSGFHTYLVASNLTTNEDIKGSWSNKRGSEFANPYSHKSILTNCCAVLCGPFHPSLIDRRGFIQPDVGTPASPKSEIPSFGAKTDTSMYQEPWHPAALCLPWSILRGAKTPRAAPETTAMTTTSASARQGYVAAPSSLPPQERVESGRAQGKAFPTPLWEPGRPSCRFKAQSHTAVPSECNNWSSCCPLPLDGLMQPSRGCQWLPVTTSFTPSEGVSPPVDAGR
- the ZDHHC18 gene encoding palmitoyltransferase ZDHHC18 isoform X3, with product MKDCEYRQIPPGVAGPAPGTVVSSPPLSTGPERAGPARRPRRKWEVFPGRNRFYCGGRLMLARHSGVFALTLGLILATSGLFFAFDCPFLASHLTLAIPIIAAILFFFVISCLLQTSFRDPGILPRATPSEAADLEKRIDSMGTSTYRPPARTMEVVINKYVVKLKYCYTCKMFRPPRTSHCSVCDNCVERFDHHCPWVGNCVGKRNYRYFYAFILSLSFLTAFIFACVVTHLTLRSQRDGFLATLKTTPASVLELVICFFSVWSILGLSGFHTYLVASNLTTNEDIKGSWSNKRGSEFANPYSHKSILTNCCAVLCGPFHPSLIDRRGFIQPDVGTPASPKSEIPSFGAKTDTSMEDACQDFAISCTA
- the ZDHHC18 gene encoding palmitoyltransferase ZDHHC18 isoform X2; this translates as MKDCEYRQIPPGVAGPAPGTVVSSPPLSTGPERAGPARRPRRKWEVFPGRNRFYCGGRLMLARHSGVFALTLGLILATSGLFFAFDCPFLASHLTLAIPIIAAILFFFVISCLLQTSFRDPGILPRATPSEAADLEKRIDSMGTSTYRPPARTMEVVINKYVVKLKYCYTCKMFRPPRTSHCSVCDNCVERFDHHCPWVGNCVGKRNYRYFYAFILSLSFLTAFIFACVVTHLTLRSQRDGFLATLKTTPASVLELVICFFSVWSILGLSGFHTYLVASNLTTNEDIKGSWSNKRGSEFANPYSHKSILTNCCAVLCGPFHPSLIDRRGFIQPDVGTPASPKSEIPSFGAKTDTSMFIYYFLFHCDVACLDFGLREPNSMQDPQICAESRGFMLHLGSK
- the ZDHHC18 gene encoding palmitoyltransferase ZDHHC18 isoform X4 translates to MKDCEYRQIPPGVAGPAPGTVVSSPPLSTGPERAGPARRPRRKWEVFPGRNRFYCGGRLMLARHSGVFALTLGLILATSGLFFAFDCPFLASHLTLAIPIIAAILFFFVISCLLQTSFRDPGILPRATPSEAADLEKRIDSMGTSTYRPPARTMEVVINKYVVKLKYCYTCKMFRPPRTSHCSVCDNCVERFDHHCPWVGNCVGKRNYRYFYAFILSLSFLTAFIFACVVTHLTLRSQRDGFLATLKTTPASVLELVICFFSVWSILGLSGFHTYLVASNLTTNEDIKGSWSNKRGSEFANPYSHKSILTNCCAVLCGPFHPSLIDRRGFIQPDVGTPASPKSEIPSFGAKTDTSMVGGVP